One Streptomyces umbrinus genomic window, GGCATACGTGCCCGGGCACGGGCTGCTGAAGGGACGCACCGCGGTGGTGACCGCCGCCGCGGGCGCGGGCATCGGCGGGGCCACCGCGCGCCGCTTCCTGGAGGAGGGCGCGCGCGTGCTGATCAGCGACGCGCACGCACGACGACTCAAGGAGTACGAGGCCGAGCTGGCCGGGGAGTTCGAGGGCGTCTCGGCGCTCGCGTGCGACGTCACCGACGAGGCCCAGGTGCAGGCGCTCTTCGATACGGCCGTGCGGCAGCACGGGCGGCTCGACATCGTCGTCAACAACGCCGGTCTCGGCGGGACTTCGGCCCTCGCCGACATGAGCGACGAGCAGTGGTCGAAGGTGCTCGACGTGACGCTGAACGGCACCTTCCGGTGCACGCGCGCGGCCCTGCGCGCCTTCCGGGAGGGCGGGCAGGGCGGCGGACACGAGGGCAGACACGGCGGCGTGATCGTCAACAACGCCTCGGTCGTCGGCTGGCGTGCGCAGGCCGGGCAGGCGCACTACGCGGCGGCGAAGGCCGGGGTCATGGCGCTCACCCGGTGTGCGGCGATCGAGGCGGCGGAGCACGGCGTGCGCGTCAACGCGGTCTCGCCGAGCCTCGCCATGCACCCGCATCTGGTGAAGGTGACGACCCCCGAGCTGCTGGAGGAGCTGACGGCCCGCGAGGCCTTCGGGCGGTACGCCGAGCCGTGGGAGGTCGCCAACGTGATCGTGTTCCTGGCGTCCGGCTACTCCTCGTACATGACCGGCGAGATCGTCTCCGTGAGCAGCCAGCATGCGTAGGCGGTCGGTGGCCGGCGCTCCCGGGACCGGGACCAGGACCACAATGGAACCGTGCCTACCAAGAAGAAGCCCCAGGTGACCGCCGCGCCCGCCCGCCGCCGCGAACTTCTCGACACCGCCGCCGAGGTCTTCGCCGAGCAGGGTTACAACGCCACCACCGTCCGCAAGATCGCGGACCACGCGGGCATGCTCGCGGGCAGCCTCTACTACCACTTCGACTCCAAGGAATCGATGCTGGAGGAGATTCTGCGGACCTTCATGGACGAGCTGTGGGACGGGTACGACACCGTCCTGGAGGCCGAGCTCGGCCCGCGCGAGACGCTGGAGGCCCTGGTCACCGAGTCCTTCCGGGAGATCGACCGGCACCGCGCGGCCGTCGCGATCTACCAGCGGGAGTCCAAGCATCTCGTCGCGCAGGAGCGGTTCGCGTTCCTCGCCGAGTCGCAGCGCAAGTTCGAGAAGACGTGGCTGGCCACGCTGGAGCGGGGCGTGGCCGGAGAGGTCTTCCGGGACGACCTCGACATCCGGCTCACCTACCGGTTCGTGCGCGACACGGTGTGGGTCGCCGCGTCCTGGTACCGGCCCGGCGGACAGCACAGCCCGGAGGAGATCGCCCGGCAGTACCTGTCGATGGTCCTCGACGGGATCGCCGTACGGACGTAACCCACTGAACCTGCTCAACCCACTGAACCTGCTCAACCACTGGACCCACTGAACCCATTGGACCCACTGAGGAGCCCGAGGAGTTGTCATGGCCGAGGCCTACATAGTCGAAGCGGTCCGTACGCCCGTGGGGCGCCGGAAGGGTGGCCTCGGCGGGGTCCATCCCGCCGATCTGGGCGCGCATGTGCTGAAGGCCCTGGTCGAGCGGTCCGGTGTCGATCCGCTCGCCGTCGAGGACGTCGTCTTCGGGTGCCTGGACACCGTCGGGCCGCAGGCCGGGGACATCGCGCGGACGGCCTGGCTGGCCGCCGGGCTGCCCGAGGAGGTGCCCGGGGTGACGATCGACCGGCAGTGCGGGTCCTCGCAGCAGGCCGTGCACTTCGCCGCGCAGGGTGTCCTGTCCGGCACCCAGGACCTGGTGGTCGCGGGCGGCGTCCAGAACATGACGCAGATCCCCATCGCCTTCGCCTCCCGCCTGGCCGCGGAGCCGCTGGGGCTCACGGAGGGGCCGTTCGCGGGGAGCGAGGGGTGGCGGGCGCGGTACGGCGACCGGCCCGTCAACCAGTTCTACGGCGCGGAGCTGATCGCCGAGAAGTGGGGGATCAGCCGGCGGGACCAGGAGGAGTTCGCCCTGCGGTCGCATCAGCGGGCGGTCCGGGCGATCGACGAGGGGCGTTTCGAGCGGGAGGTCGTGCCGTTCGGGGACGTCGCCGTGGACGAGGGGCCGCGCCGGGACACCTCGCTGGAGAAGATGGCCGGGCTGAAGCCGGTGGTCGAGGGCGGCACCATCACCGCCGCCTGCTCCTCCCAGGTGTCCGACGGCGCGGCCGCGATGCTGCTCGCCTCCGAACGGGCCGTGCGAGAACACGGGCTCACGCCCCGGGCGCGGGTTCACCATCTGTCGGTGCGGGGGGAGGATCCGATACGGATGCTGTCGGCGCCGATTCCGGCCACCGCGTACGCCCTGAAGAAGGCCGGGATGGCCATCGGTGACATCGACCTCGTCGAGATCAATGAGGCGTTCGCGCCCGTGGTGCTTGCCTGGCTGAAGGAGACCGGGGCGGATCCCGACAAGGTCAATGTCAATGGGGGCGCCATTGCCCTGGGGCATCCGTTGGGAGCGACCGGTGTGAAGCTGATGACCACGTTGCTGCATGAACTGGAGCGGACGGGTGGGCGCTTCGGGTTGCAGACGATGTGCGAGGGCGGGGGTCAGGCGAACGTGACGATTGTTGAGCGGCTTTAGGTTGTTCGGTCGGGTGCGGGTCCGTCATGGCTTGTCGCGCAGTTCCCCGCGCTCTTGAAAGACCTAAAAGAAGGGGCGCCTCCTGACAGGGCGCTCCACTCTACAGGGTGCGGTACACGTCTCGACGATTGCCCATCTTGACGACAAGGATGATCAGCTGGCCGTTGTCGATCTGGTAGGCGATGCGGAAATCCCCGACGCGCAGTCGGTACAGACCTTCCTGCCCTGCGAGCTTTTTGACGTCCGCGTCCTCACGGTACGGATCGTCGCCCAGCCGCGTCAGGGCGGTGAGGATGCGCATGGCGCTGGTCCGGTCGATCGTGCGGAGCTGTCGCTGGGCGGTGGCGGTGAACCTGAATGCATACTTCATGCGGCGCCCATGTCATCGCTGAACAGGTCGGCGAGCAGCTCTGCCATGGAGACCGTGGGCTCATCGAGATGCGCGGCTGCTTCCCGGGCGAGCATTTCGTCGGCCGCTTCCTCGACCGCATCCAGAATCTCTATCGGGACGACGGCCCCGACGCGCTCGCCTTTGCGGGTGATCACCGTGACCTCGCCGGCCTCGGCATTGCTCAGGATCTCGGCCAGCCGTGCACGGGCCTCACGAATGCTCAGCGTCTCGGACATATCGCGAGTGTACACGCTCCTGTGTACACGATGCCTGTGCCGGGAGCCCGCGCAGAATCGCCCCCGCCTCCGCCATCACCCGTTCCACCAGCTCCGCGCACGACGGCAGATCCTCGATCAGGCCCGCCACCTGGCCCGAGGCCATCACCCCCAGATCCGTGCGGCCCTCGACCATCGAGGCGCGCAGCAGCATCGGGGTGTTGGCGGCGAGGAGGACCTGGCTCCAGGTCAGGGCCTTGCCGTGCTTCATCGCGAGGCCGTCGCGGATCAGCTGGGGCCAGGTGAGGCCCGAGAGCTTTCGGAAGCGGGCGGCCCGGCCTATCGCCCGGGTCAGCGTTCTCATACGGCCCGCCTCCTCAAGGGAGTTGACCAGGTCCGTGCGGAGCATGCGGTGGGGGAGGCCGTCCACGGCTGTCGTCACCGTCACGTCCTTCACCGTGGCCGCGAGGTACTGGGCCTTCACCGCGTCCGGGACCGTGGAGTCGGAGGTGAGCAGGAAGCGGGTGCCCATGGCGATGCCCGCCGCGCCGTACGCCAGCGCCGCGACCAGGCCCCGGCCGTCGAAGAAGCCGCCCGCCGCGATCACCGGTATGTCGACGGCGTCCACGACCTGGGGGAGGAGGACGGTGGTCGCCACCTCGCCGGTGTGGCCGCCGCCCTCGCCGCCCTGCACGATCACCGCGTCCGCACCCCAGGCCGCGACCTTCTCGGCGTGACGGCGGGCCCCGATCGACGGGATGACGACGACGCCCGCGTCCTTGAGCTCGGCGATCAGCTCACGGGAGGGCGCGAGCGCGAAGGAGGCGACCTTCACCTCCTCCTCGACGATCAGCCGGACGCGGTCGCGGGCGTCCCCCGCGTCCGCGCGCAGGTTCACACCGAACGGCGCGTCCGTACGGGACTTGACCTCCCGGACCGCTGCCCGCAGGTGGTCGAGGGTCATGGTCGCGGAGGCCAGGATGCCCAGTGCTCCCGCGTTCGCCGAGGCGGAGACCAGCCGCGGGCCCGCCACCCAGCCCATCCCGGTCTGCACGATCGGGTGCCGGACGCCGACCAGTTTCGTGAGCGCGGTCTCCATCAGCCCGGGACCTCACGGTCGCGCAGCCCCCGCGGGTCGATGACCCCGCGGATCAACTCCAGCTCCGCCGGGGTCGGTTCGCGGGTGTACGGGACCTCGTCGGGAACCGTCGGCTCGAACCCGGTCGCCGCCAGGACCTCCTCGACCGTCACCCCCGGATGCAGCGAGGCGAGCCGCATCGAGTGGTCCGGGGTCGCGAAGTCGAACACTCCCAGGTTCGACACGACCCTGGGGATGCGGTGGAAGCGGGTCGCCGTGGGGCCGGCCGCCGCCGCGCTGTCGTACCCCACCCCGCTGATCATGTCGACCTTCTCCACGAAGACCCGCGTCGAGTGCTTGGGCACCCAGTAACTGACCGGGTTGTTGAGGGTGTTGACGGGCGCGCCCCGCACCCCGAGCAACTGCCGGGCGGGCCGCTCCCAGTCGCCGATGCAGGAGATGTTCTGGTTGCCGAAGCGGTCGATCTGACTCGCGCCCATCATCACGTGCCGACGCCCGCCGGTGACCATCGTGAGATGCCTGCGGTAGGGCAGCCACCCTTCGGGGGTGCCGTCCGGGCCGACGAGCATCGCCTCGCCGTCGGTGAGCAGGAGCTCCGGGGCGAAGGTCCGCCGGGCGAGCCGGGCACCGACGGAGGGGACGGCCCCCATCGGGCTCGCGAGCACCTCGCCGTTGTCCCGCCACGCCTCGGCGCAGGCGATCACGCAGTACTCGGCGCGGGTGGGCGGGAGAAGAGGAGACGTGCGGGTGTCCGGGAGCGGGGCCCCGGTGGGCGGGACAGGAGAGGGCCGGGTCGCGTCCGTCATCGCCGCTCCTCGTGCCAGGCCTGTGCGGCCGACTGGTAGGCCTTCTCGTCCCCGTACAGGAACCGCTCGGTGAACTCGGGCCACGGCGTCGTCGAGTACAGCTTCTGGAAGGGCTCGTCGCGGTCGTGGTCGGGGACGCAGGAGGTGGGGTGGGCGCCACCGGGCGTCTCGACGACTCCCGTGACCGAGTTCCGGTTGACGAGGAGGGTCTGCGGCACCGCGTCGTCGAAGCGGTCCACGAGCCGCTCGCAGGAGACGTACGCGTCGTCCGCGGCCTCGCAGAACAGGTCGTCGAAGTACGGGTCCGGGCCCAGATACTGGCCGTTGCCCGAGCGGTCCGCGCGGTTGACGTGGACGAGGGCCGCGTCCATGCGCAGGGCCGGCATGGCGACGAAGGTCTCCCGGATCCCGGTCGACGGGTCCTCGTACGGCGAAGTGACCGTCCGCAGGCCGGGGTTGACCCGCATGACGTCCGAGCCGATGCCCGCCCGGACGGGCATGAACGGCAGCCGGTTCGCGGCCGCGTGCAGCCCCCACATGAACATCGCCTCGTCGACCTCCGTCAACTCGAAGGCCCCGCTCTGCCGGGCGGCGCGGTAGTGCGGCTCCAGGGGGATCGAGTCGAGCGTCACGAAGGCCGCGACGAGCTTGCGGATCCTGCCCGCCGCAGCGAGCATCCCGACGTCCGGGCCGCCGTACGACACGATCGTGAGGTCGGTGACCTGGGAGCGGAGCAGTGCTCTCACCAGGGCCATCGGTTTGCGGCGCGAGCCCCAGCCGCCGATGCCGAGGGTCATCCCGCTGCGGAGCCGGGAGACGGCCTCGTCGGCCGTCATCGTCTTGTCGCTCATTCCGTACCCCCTCCTTCCCGGTCCTTCCCGAACGTGTCCCTGACCCGGTCGCCCACCCCCGCGAGGTTCGCCTCGAACGTGAAGCCCTGCTCGAAGCGGTAGCTGCGGCGGACGTCCACGGGATCGATGCCGTTGATCGCGGCCTTGGCGAGCCGGATCAGCTGCCCGTCCTTGCTCGCGATCGAACGGGCCAACTCCAGGACGGCGGCACGCAGTTCGCCGCGCGGCACGACCCGCCACACCGACCCGTGCCGGTGCAGCTCGGCCGCGGTCGCCGTGCGCGAGGTGTAGTACAGCGCACGCATCAGATGCTGCGGCACCAGCCGGGCGAGGTGGGTGGCCGCGCCCAGGGCGCCCCGGTCCAGCTCGGGCAGGCCGAAGGTCGCGTCCTCGCTCGCCACGATCGCGTCCGCGTTGCCCACCAGGCCTATGCCGCCGCCCAGACAGAAGCCGTGCACCTCCGCCACCACGGGCACCTCGCACTCGTACACCGCGGCGAAGGCGTCGGCGCAGCCGCGGTTGGCACCGAGCAGCCCGCCACCGCCCTGCGCCTGTATCTCCTTGATGTCCACGCCCGCGTTGAACCCCCGCCCCTCGGCGGCCAGCACCACACAGCGGACCTCGGCGTCGCGGCCCGCCGCGCGCAGGGCGTCGGCCAGCTCGAACCAGCCGCGCACCGGCAGCGCGTTCACGGGCGGGAAGTCGACCGTGACGACGGAAATCCCCTTTTCCGGGGACGAGGTGGAGACACCCATCAGCTCATCAGCTACCTTTCGACCAAACATTTGTTAGGTGCGCCAGTTGTGAAGGTAACAGCGAACACCGACGAGTGGGAGGCCCTGTGGACAAACGGCTCGTGGTGGTCACGGGCGGCACCCGGGGCGTGGGCGCCGGCATCGCCCGCGCGTTCGTCGAGGCGGGTGACGACGTCGTGGTCTGTGCGCGCAGACCGCCCGAAGTGCCGGTCGACGGCGTCGAGTTCGTCCCCCTCGATCTGCGGGACCCACCGGCCGTGCGCGTCTTCTTCGACGGGCTGCCCCGCGTCGACGTCCTGGTCAACAACGCGGGCGGCGCCCCCCACCGGCTGCTCGCGGAGACGGACGCCGAGCGGCACGCGCGCGTGATCGAACTCAACCTCACCGCCCCGCTGACGGCGTCCCTGGCGGCGTACGAGCAGCTCAGGCGCGCGCGTGGCTCCGTCGTGATGATCGGCAGCGTCAGCGGGACCCGGCCCTCGCCCGGCACGGCGGCCTACGGGGCGGCCAAGGCGGGCCTGGAGAACCTCGCGCGCTCGATGGCCGTGGAGTGGGCGCCGGACGTACGGGTGAACACCCTCGTCGTAGGGATGGTCCGCACCGAGCTGTCCCACCTCCACTACGGGGACGAGGACGGCATCGCGGCCGTCTCCCGCACCGTCCCCATGGGGCGGCTCGCCGAGCCCCTGGACGTCGGCAGGGCCGCCGTCTTCCTCGCGTCGGACGCCGCCGCGTACATCACCGGGGCCGGCCTCCTCGTGCACGGCGGGGGCGAGCGGCCCGCCTTCCTGGACGCGGCGACCGCCAACAAGGAGAAGTGAGAACCGCCTTCAAGGACGAGTGAGAGGAGAAGCGGGATGACTGCAGGCACCGGAATCTGCGACGGGCGGGTCGTGATCGTCACGGGCGCGGGTCGCGGGCTCGGGCGGGCACACGCACTCGCCTTCGCGGCGGAGGGCGCGCGCGTCGTCGTCAACGACCTGGGCGTCGGGCTCGACGGCGCGCCCGGCCCCGACAGCCCGGCCCGTCAGGTCGTCGAGGAGATCACGGCGGCGGGCGGCGAGGCGGTGGCGCACGGCGGGGACATCGCCACGACCGAGGGCGCCGCATCCCTCGTACGCACGGCCGTGGACGCCTTCGGGCGGCTCGACACGCTCGTCAACAACGCCGGGTTCCTGCGCGACCGGATGCTCGTGAACCTCGACGAGGACGACTGGGACGCCGTCATGCGCGTCCACCTGAAGGGCCACTTCCTGCCGCTGAAGCACGCCGCCGCGCACTGGCGGGCGGAGGCGAAGGCGGGGCGCCTGCCGCAGGCGCGGATCGTCAACACCAGTTCCGGAGCCGGGCTGTTGGGGTCCGTCGGGCAGGGGAACTACAGCGCCGCCAAGGCCGGGATCGTGGGGCTCACGCTGGTGGCCGCCGCCGAGATGGGGCGCTACGGGGTGCAGGTCAACGCCGTCGCGCCCGCCGCGCGGACCCGGATGACCGAAGGCACCTTCGCCGAGACGATGGCGGCACCCGACAGCGGCTTCGACGCGATGGCGCCCGGGAACGTGTCGCCGCTCGTCGTCTGGCTCGGCTCCGCGGCGAGCGCCGGTGTCACCGGCCGGGTCTTCGAGACCGAGGGTGGCCGCATCACGGTCATGGAGGGCTGGCGGCCCGGCCCGAGCATCGACAAGGGGGCGCGGTGGACCCCCGCCGAGGCCGGGGACACGGCGCTCGAACTGCTCGCGGAGGCGCAGGCACCGCAACCGGTCTACGGAGCGCAGTAGTGCGATCGGCGTACGACACCTAGGAGGACGACGCGCGGGGAACCCTTTGACCCCGCACCCCGTGCTCGCGAGGATGCCCAGCAGGGCGCGGCGGGCGGAGGTGGCTCAGGTGGAGTTCGTCGGGCGAGCGGACAGCCTCGCGCTCCTCGAGGCGGCCCGCGAGCGCGCCCGCGCGGGGCACCCTCAACGCGTACTCGTCGAGGGCCCGGCCGGCATCGGCAAGACCGCCCTCGTACGCCGCTTCCTGCGCGGCGGCACACATGTGCTGTACGGGGCGGGGGAGGAGGCCGAGTCGGAGCTGGCCTTCGGAGTACTGGATCAACTGCTGGGCCGGGACGGCACCGGTGACGGCAGTGGCCCCGGGGGCGGAGACGGGGCCGGAGGCGGGGCCGGTGGTGCGGCCGGCGGCGGGCGCTGGGCGGACGCGCACGCGGCCGGGGCGGCTCTGCTGGAGGCACTGGACGAGGCACAGGGAGCGGGCGCCGGCCCGGGTTCCGACGACCGGCCCGCGCGTGGCCCCGACGCCCCGAGCGCCCCTGCCTCGGGCACCCCCACCCCCGGCACTCCCGTCCCCAACACCCCGGACACTCCCATCGCCCTCGTCCTCGACGACGCCCAATGGGTGGATCATCTCTCCCTCCAGGCCCTCGCCTTCGCCGTGCGCCGACTGCGGGCCGATCGCGTGCTCGTTCTCGTCGTCGTGCGGGACGCCGAGGACACGCGGCTGGCAGAGGGGCTGCGGAGGCTGTTCACGGCGGACGACGCCGTGCGCGTACGGCTCGACGGCCTCGGGCCCGCCGAACTGGCCGAACTCGGCGGAGGACTGGGCGTGCAGGGACTCACCGCGCGGGTCGCCGCACGGCTGCACGCGCACACCGCGGGCAACCCCCTCCATGCGAAGGCCCTCCTGGAACAGGAAGGAACCGGACTCCTGGAGGCGCTCGGCGAGCCCGATGTGACACCGCCCGCCCCCAAGTCGTTCACCGCCCTCGTGCTGGCGAAGCTCGCCGCCTGCTCGCCGGCCGCCGACGCCCTGGTCTGCGCGGCCGCGGTACTCGGCGCACACTGCGCGCCGGCCGACGCCTGGGAGGTCGCGGGCGCGGACCTGCTCGACGAGGAACGCCGGGCCACCGACGTCCTCACCGCACTCGAAGAGGCCGTCCACACGGGCCTGTTGACCGAGGCCCCGGGCGATCCGCTGATCCGCTTCCCGCACCCCCTCGTACACGCCGCCGTCTACCACCAGCTCGGCCCCTCCCGCCGCGCCGCCCTGCACCTGAGCGCCGCCCGCACCGTCCGGGACCAGGCGCACCGGCTGCGCCACCGGGCGCTCGCCGCGGTCGGCCCGGATCCGGAACTGGCCGCCGAACTCGCCGCCCTGGGACGGAAGTTCGCCGCCGAAGGCGCCTGGGCGAACGCGGCCGGACAGCTGACGGCCGCCGCGCGGCTCTGCCCGGACCCGGCGGTGTACGAGCAGTACACCCTCGAAGCCGTCGAGTGCTCGCTGCTCGCCGGAGACGTACCGGACATGGGTGAAGTCGCCCAGCGGATCGCGCAGTTCACCCCCGGCGGCTGGCGCAGCTATCTCCTGGGCAGGCTCAGCCTGTACGACCTGGACCGGGCCGAGGCGTTGCTCACGGACGCGTGGCACCGGTGCGACCCGGCGGCCGAACCCGTCCTCGGGGCACGTATCGCGGGCCAGTTCGCCGCGCTGCACGGCAGCATGTCGCACGGTGCCGAGATGGCCGAGTGGGCCGACCTCGCGATCCGCCTCGCACCCGACGACACGGCCACCGACATGATCCGGGTCCTGCGCCTCAACGGCCTCGCCATGAGCGGCCGGGCTCCGCAGACGCTCGCCGCACTCGCCCCGCTGCCCGACCCGGCGCTCGCCACCCCCGCCCAGCTGGAGGAACTCCTCGGCCGCGGCACCCTGCGCGAGTGGACCGGCGACCTCACCGGCGCCGTACGGGACCTGGGCGGGGTCTTCGGAGCCTGCCACGGGCGCGCCGCCTCCTTCCGGGTGGTCGCCGCGACCGCGCTCGCCTCCGCCGAGTACCGCGCGGGCCGCTGGGACGACGCGATCGTCCACACCGACCTCGCGCTGTCCCTGGCCGCCGACACCGACCAGCCGCACATCGCCCTGTACTGCAGGATGCTCGCCGCCCAGGTGCACGCGGTGCGGGGCGCGTTCGCCAAGGCACAGGCACACGCGCGCGTGGCCCGCGTCTACGCGGCCGGCGGCCATGTGAACCCCACCCTGTGGGCCGCTCTCGCAGAGGCCCACCTCGCCCGCGCCCAGGGCCGGCCCGAGGAGGTCCTCGCGGCCCTGGGACCCCTGCTCGCGCTCGCCCCGCGCGGCGACCTGGAGGAGCCCGGCACGGTCGCCTGGGCGGACCTGCTCGCCGAGGCCTGGGCCGCCCTCGGCGACGAGAAGCGCGCCGTCCAGGCCCTCGCCCCGTACGAGGTCCTCGCCACCCAGCGCGGCCACCACGGGGCGCTGCTCGTCGCGGCCCGGGCCCGCGGCACCCTGGAAGCCGCTCGCGGCGACACCGTGGCCGCCGAGCGCGCCTTCCGCTCCGGCCTCAAGCACGCCGCACACGTCGAGGCACCCTTCGACCGCGCGCTGCTGCACCTCGCGTACGGCGGCTTCCTGCGCCGAGCGGGCCGCCGCACCCGCGCGGGCGAGCAGCTGCGCACCGCCCGCGACCTCCTCGTACGCCTCGACGCACCGCCCGATCTCGGGCGCTGCGAACGGGAGTTGGCGGCCTGCGGACTCGGTCCCGCCGGGTCCGCCGCCGAGCGGGAGCCACGGACACGCGGAGCGGCGCTGCTCACGCCCCAGGAACTGGCGGTCGCCCGCCTCGTCACGTCCGGGCTCACCAACCGGCAGGTGGCACGCGAACTCGTCATCAGCGTCAAGACCGTCGAGTACCACCTCGGCCGGATCTTCCCCAAGCTGGGCGTCGACTCCCGTACGCGGCTCACGGCGATGCTGGCCGCGGACGAGCCGGTACCGGGGCCCGGACGCGCACCCTAGGGATTCCCCCGGGGCGCATCCCGGGGCGCCCGGACTCCCCCTGTCCGTACCGTCGGTCGGGCCTTCGCGGAAACAGTCGCGAAGGGAGCAGTAAGCAACGGGGGATGAACAGAAATGCCGGAGAACACCCATCGAATGGTGACCGACGTCCCGCATGCCAAGGTGCGGGCCGTCACCGAGCGTGTCATCCAGGAACTCACGCTCGCCGCCGACAAGGTAGCCGCCCATTACGCGGAACCCGCCAAGTACCCACTGCCCGCGGACAGGACGGCAGCCGAGCACCTCGTCGCGCGGCGCTTCGACAGCCTCACCGACGAAAGGAAGAAGAAGGCGGCGACCGCGGTCCTCGCCGACCTCAAGACCGGTGCCGTACGGGCCCGGCGGCTCGGTGACCTGGCCCGCGTCGACCTGCGCTCGCCCGCCTCGGTGGACACGCAGGTCAAGCGTCTCGGCTTTCCCGAGCGGCTGAGGTTCCCGGCCGACGAACTCAGGAAGCCGCCGACTTCCCTCCTCCCCGAGGAGTCGGCCCCGCAGGGCCTGGCCGCCGTACCGGCCGCCCTGCACAAGCTGGAACTGCGGATCCACCGGGTGAAGTGCCTGGACGAGACGTCCGAATGGGGATCCGACGAGATCCATCTCGCCGGAACCAGCGTGGACGAGAGCGGCGACACCCTGAAGATCGGCCAGTTCAAGGTCCGCAGCTTCGACGACGGCGACGTCAAGGTGTACGACCCGCCGCGCCGCTTCCACTGGTTCGGCCTCGACGAGGGCACCCAGTACCCGAAGTCGTACTTCGTCACGCTGGTGCTCGCCGAGGTCGACTGGGGCGGCCTCGCCGACTACGTGGGCGCACTGCTCGACCTCGTCAAGAAGAAGGTCACCGCCTACCTCGCCGCGGCCATCGGGGGCGCGATCGGAGCCTCCGGCGGACCCGTCGGCATCCTCATCGGGATGGCGGTCGGCGCGGCCGTCGGCTGGGTCTTCGACCAGCTCAAGGGCCTCTTCGGCGACGAGGTGTTCAAGCCCGTCACCGTCAGCGCGGTCATCCCCTCCCTCACCGGCCGCTGGGCCGGCCGCCCCTTCACGGCCCCGGCGGTCGCCGACTACCGAGGCCACGGCGGCCACTACCAACTGACGTACGACTGGCGCATGTACGACTGAGCGAGCCGCGCAGCCGTACGGCTGGATCCAACCTCGGGAGAACCAGGGGGATGCGGGGGCCGGAAGGCCGCCGCCCGTCGACGGGACAGACGGGCGGCGGCTTTTCCGCTGCACACCGAGGTTCCTCGCCCTATTGGCAAGGGGCGAGGGGAGCTGGCCAAGGGGCGCGGGGAACTGCGCGACCAGCCACAACGCACCCGCACCCTCCCCACGATCCAACACGCCACCCACGCCTACGTATCGCACTCCAGAACAGTCCGACAAAGCCCACACCGAGCCCGAACCCGCCCCCGCACCGGCACCCGAATCCGCTGATGACAGGTCGGACAGGGAAACGACACCCGCAACGGCCCGCGCCCACCAGGCGCGTCCGGCGTAAAGGCGTACGGCACGTCGCCCGGCCCGGCCGCGGCGACGTGGTCCTGCGCATGACGCCGGTCCTTCGCGTAACGCCGCCGCCCCACCCACCCCGCCGCGGTCAGCGGCGGCTGCCGCTCGTCGTGACGGGCCCGCGTCATGCCCTTCGTGTACGCGGTGTACGCCTGCGGGCTGGTGAACCAGGTCGCCGGATCCTCACCGAACACCAGCGACCGCTTCGCCAGCACGTACCCGAACTCCTCCGGCGTCAGATAGCCCAGCTTCTGCGAGGACGCCGAGTCCTCCCGGTACGCGTCGAGCAGCAGCCAGCCCGCGCCGA contains:
- a CDS encoding SDR family oxidoreductase yields the protein MTGVESPAYVPGHGLLKGRTAVVTAAAGAGIGGATARRFLEEGARVLISDAHARRLKEYEAELAGEFEGVSALACDVTDEAQVQALFDTAVRQHGRLDIVVNNAGLGGTSALADMSDEQWSKVLDVTLNGTFRCTRAALRAFREGGQGGGHEGRHGGVIVNNASVVGWRAQAGQAHYAAAKAGVMALTRCAAIEAAEHGVRVNAVSPSLAMHPHLVKVTTPELLEELTAREAFGRYAEPWEVANVIVFLASGYSSYMTGEIVSVSSQHA
- a CDS encoding TetR/AcrR family transcriptional regulator; the protein is MPTKKKPQVTAAPARRRELLDTAAEVFAEQGYNATTVRKIADHAGMLAGSLYYHFDSKESMLEEILRTFMDELWDGYDTVLEAELGPRETLEALVTESFREIDRHRAAVAIYQRESKHLVAQERFAFLAESQRKFEKTWLATLERGVAGEVFRDDLDIRLTYRFVRDTVWVAASWYRPGGQHSPEEIARQYLSMVLDGIAVRT
- a CDS encoding acetyl-CoA C-acetyltransferase, which translates into the protein MAEAYIVEAVRTPVGRRKGGLGGVHPADLGAHVLKALVERSGVDPLAVEDVVFGCLDTVGPQAGDIARTAWLAAGLPEEVPGVTIDRQCGSSQQAVHFAAQGVLSGTQDLVVAGGVQNMTQIPIAFASRLAAEPLGLTEGPFAGSEGWRARYGDRPVNQFYGAELIAEKWGISRRDQEEFALRSHQRAVRAIDEGRFEREVVPFGDVAVDEGPRRDTSLEKMAGLKPVVEGGTITAACSSQVSDGAAAMLLASERAVREHGLTPRARVHHLSVRGEDPIRMLSAPIPATAYALKKAGMAIGDIDLVEINEAFAPVVLAWLKETGADPDKVNVNGGAIALGHPLGATGVKLMTTLLHELERTGGRFGLQTMCEGGGQANVTIVERL
- a CDS encoding type II toxin-antitoxin system RelE family toxin produces the protein MKYAFRFTATAQRQLRTIDRTSAMRILTALTRLGDDPYREDADVKKLAGQEGLYRLRVGDFRIAYQIDNGQLIILVVKMGNRRDVYRTL
- a CDS encoding type II toxin-antitoxin system Phd/YefM family antitoxin gives rise to the protein MSETLSIREARARLAEILSNAEAGEVTVITRKGERVGAVVPIEILDAVEEAADEMLAREAAAHLDEPTVSMAELLADLFSDDMGAA
- a CDS encoding NAD(P)H-dependent flavin oxidoreductase, whose amino-acid sequence is METALTKLVGVRHPIVQTGMGWVAGPRLVSASANAGALGILASATMTLDHLRAAVREVKSRTDAPFGVNLRADAGDARDRVRLIVEEEVKVASFALAPSRELIAELKDAGVVVIPSIGARRHAEKVAAWGADAVIVQGGEGGGHTGEVATTVLLPQVVDAVDIPVIAAGGFFDGRGLVAALAYGAAGIAMGTRFLLTSDSTVPDAVKAQYLAATVKDVTVTTAVDGLPHRMLRTDLVNSLEEAGRMRTLTRAIGRAARFRKLSGLTWPQLIRDGLAMKHGKALTWSQVLLAANTPMLLRASMVEGRTDLGVMASGQVAGLIEDLPSCAELVERVMAEAGAILRGLPAQASCTQERVHSRYVRDAEHS
- a CDS encoding CoA-transferase subunit beta → MTDATRPSPVPPTGAPLPDTRTSPLLPPTRAEYCVIACAEAWRDNGEVLASPMGAVPSVGARLARRTFAPELLLTDGEAMLVGPDGTPEGWLPYRRHLTMVTGGRRHVMMGASQIDRFGNQNISCIGDWERPARQLLGVRGAPVNTLNNPVSYWVPKHSTRVFVEKVDMISGVGYDSAAAAGPTATRFHRIPRVVSNLGVFDFATPDHSMRLASLHPGVTVEEVLAATGFEPTVPDEVPYTREPTPAELELIRGVIDPRGLRDREVPG
- a CDS encoding CoA transferase subunit A, with amino-acid sequence MSDKTMTADEAVSRLRSGMTLGIGGWGSRRKPMALVRALLRSQVTDLTIVSYGGPDVGMLAAAGRIRKLVAAFVTLDSIPLEPHYRAARQSGAFELTEVDEAMFMWGLHAAANRLPFMPVRAGIGSDVMRVNPGLRTVTSPYEDPSTGIRETFVAMPALRMDAALVHVNRADRSGNGQYLGPDPYFDDLFCEAADDAYVSCERLVDRFDDAVPQTLLVNRNSVTGVVETPGGAHPTSCVPDHDRDEPFQKLYSTTPWPEFTERFLYGDEKAYQSAAQAWHEERR